From the Quercus lobata isolate SW786 chromosome 6, ValleyOak3.0 Primary Assembly, whole genome shotgun sequence genome, one window contains:
- the LOC115995395 gene encoding protein WHAT'S THIS FACTOR 1, chloroplastic — protein sequence MSLSLPFTSQGDWPISFLSSSFLPRNPSWLRCNINQNYQNSKKSRNLSISISCSSIKIVRSPSLDRNVVKQNKIRFVQKLKTLLLSKPKHFLPLHVLSKCRSYLSLSRPRSILSMIHRYPLIFEVFAVPRPPTPFNATKSYSQLCVRLTPAAAALATQELNLKSAISMTLASKLQKLLMLSSHHRLLLSKLVHIAPDLGLPPNFRSRLCNDHPEKFKTVDTSYGRALELVSWDLHLAKPLPSPEVHSRGLIVDRPLKFKQLRLRKGLNLKRRHQDFLLRFGEMPDVCPYNTPVEALGQESIEAEKRGCGVVREVLGMMVEKRTLIDHLTHFRKEFGLPNKLRGMIVRHPELFYVSLKGERHSVFLVEGFDGKGTLLEKDETLVIKDKLMELVREGKRMRREKRKAWKNNHVIDNSNNGDDDDYEVDNNDDDHDDELDDLFEFEDSDLDGIDDDDYDESNESSGHLADEAFWTADAPFLDDVDGANVEPW from the coding sequence atgtcaTTGTCGCTGCCCTTCACATCCCAAGGGGATTGGCCAATCTCTTTTCTCAGTTCCAGTTTCCTCCCTAGGAATCCTTCTTGGTTACGTTGTAACATTaaccaaaattaccaaaacagTAAGAAATCCAGAAATCTATCTATTTCTATCTCATGTTCATCTATCAAAATTGTCCGGAGCCCTTCACTAGACAGGAATGTTGTGAAGCAAAACAAGATTCGGTTTGTTCAAAAGCTGAAAACACTGCTCCTTTCTAAACCAAAACACTTTTTGCCACTCCACGTTCTTTCAAAATGTCGATCCTACCTTTCCCTTTCAAGGCCTCGCTCAATCCTATCCATGATCCATcgttatcctttaatttttgaAGTCTTTGCAGTTCCAAGGCCACCTACACCGTTCAATGCAACCAAATCATATTCTCAACTTTGTGTTCGTCTAACCCCAGCTGCAGCAGCCCTTGCCACCCAGGAATTAAATCTCAAATCAGCCATCTCAATGACTTTGGCATCCAAACTCCAGAAACTTCTCATGCTCTCTTCTCACCATCGGCTCCTTCTATCAAAGTTGGTTCACATTGCTCCAGATCTTGGCCTTCCCCCTAATTTCCGTTCTCGTCTTTGCAATGATCACCCTGAGAAATTTAAAACTGTGGATACCTCCTATGGCCGTGCACTAGAGCTTGTGTCTTGGGATCTGCACCTAGCAAAACCTTTACCCTCTCCCGAAGTTCATTCACGTGGGCTGATAGTAGACAGGCCTTTGAAATTTAAACAGTTGAGACTCCGAAAGGGACTAAATTTGAAGAGACGTCACCAGGATTTTCTGCTCAGGTTTGGTGAAATGCCAGATGTGTGCCCTTATAATACTCCTGTGGAGGCATTGGGTCAAGAGTCCATTGAAGCAGAGAAAAGAGGCTGTGGGGTGGTGAGAGAGGTGTTGGGGATGATGGTTGAAAAGAGAACTTTAATTGACCACTTGACACATTTCAGGAAGGAGTTTGGGCTGCCCAACAAGTTAAGGGGAATGATTGTGAGGCACCCGGAATTATTCTATGTGAGTTTGAAAGGGGAGAGGCACTCTGTGTTTTTGGTGGAGGGGTTTGATGGGAAAGGTACCCTATtggagaaggatgagactctggtaataaaagataagttgaTGGAGTTGGTTAGGGAAGGGAAGAGGATGAGACGAGAGAAGAGAAAGGCTTGGAAGAATAACCATGTCATTGATAACTCTAAtaatggtgatgacgatgattaTGAGGTTgataacaatgatgatgatcATGATGATGAATTGGATGATTTGTTCGAGTTTGAAGATTCAGATTTGGATGgtattgatgatgatgattatgatGAGAGCAACGAGTCATCAGGCCACTTGGCAGATGAGGCTTTTTGGACAGCAGATGCTccttttcttgatgatgtggatgGAGCAAATGTTGAACCATGGTAA